The proteins below come from a single Piscinibacter gummiphilus genomic window:
- a CDS encoding NAD(P)/FAD-dependent oxidoreductase, with translation MEQVDAVVVGAGVVGLAVGRALAQRGLDTIVLEAETAIGTGVSSRNSEVIHAGLYYPAGSLKARLCVQGRQMLYAFCESHGVAHQRCGKLVVATDETQVAGLDGLMKKAAANGVHDLKRLTRDEALAMEPQLQCEGAILSPSTGIVDSHGLMLALQGDLQSAGGDVALSSPVEYIRCLEGHHVLHVGGDEPMELAARHVVNAAGLWAPKLAAATEGLDRAHVPSAHFSRGCYFSLAGRAPFSRLVYPLPQDAWLGVHLTLDLGGQARFGPDVEWLPDGVAQHPLDYTVDPARAAGFYADVRRYWPGLPDGALQPAYSGIRPKIHRPDEPAPDWRIDGPAEHGVKGLVNLFGIESPGLTSCLAIADEVVARLGV, from the coding sequence ATGGAACAGGTCGATGCAGTGGTGGTGGGCGCAGGCGTGGTCGGCCTGGCGGTCGGGCGCGCACTCGCGCAACGTGGCCTCGACACCATCGTGCTGGAAGCCGAAACCGCCATCGGCACCGGCGTCAGCTCTCGCAACAGCGAGGTCATCCACGCCGGGCTCTACTACCCCGCCGGCTCACTGAAGGCGCGGCTGTGCGTGCAGGGGCGGCAGATGCTCTATGCGTTCTGCGAGTCGCATGGCGTGGCGCACCAGCGCTGCGGCAAGCTGGTGGTGGCGACCGACGAGACGCAGGTCGCGGGGCTCGACGGGTTGATGAAGAAGGCCGCGGCCAATGGTGTGCACGATTTGAAGCGCCTGACGCGCGACGAAGCCCTGGCGATGGAGCCGCAGCTGCAGTGCGAAGGCGCGATCCTGTCGCCCTCGACCGGCATCGTCGACAGCCACGGCCTGATGCTCGCGCTGCAGGGCGACCTGCAATCGGCGGGCGGAGACGTGGCGCTGTCGTCGCCGGTCGAGTACATCCGGTGCCTCGAAGGCCACCATGTGCTGCACGTGGGCGGCGACGAGCCCATGGAGCTGGCCGCACGCCACGTGGTCAACGCCGCGGGCCTCTGGGCGCCGAAGCTGGCTGCCGCGACCGAAGGTCTCGACAGGGCGCACGTGCCGTCCGCCCACTTCAGCCGGGGTTGCTATTTCTCTCTCGCCGGCCGTGCGCCGTTTTCGCGCCTCGTGTACCCGCTGCCGCAGGACGCCTGGCTCGGCGTGCACCTCACGCTCGACCTCGGAGGCCAGGCGCGCTTCGGCCCCGATGTGGAGTGGCTGCCCGACGGGGTGGCGCAGCACCCGCTCGACTACACCGTCGACCCGGCCCGCGCCGCCGGCTTCTATGCCGACGTGCGCCGCTACTGGCCGGGCCTGCCGGATGGCGCCCTGCAGCCGGCCTACAGCGGCATCCGCCCCAAGATCCACCGGCCCGACGAGCCCGCGCCCGACTGGCGCATCGACGGCCCGGCCGAGCACGGCGTGAAGGGCCTGGTGAACCTCTTCGGCATCGAGTCGCCGGGGCTCACCTCGTGCCTGGCGATTGCCGACGAGGTGGTGGCGCGCCTGGGGGTCTGA
- a CDS encoding cytochrome c, with amino-acid sequence MNKWVKRGGLAVLGLVALGASTLVVGTQLGQRKMNRIVSVDVAAITLPTDTASIERGRYLYLSRGCTECHGVDGAGKDVVNDGKGMHVRAPNITPGPGSVVAKYDVTDWVRTLRHGVKPDGRPAIVMPSEDYARLTDADLGAMVAYLRQMPPATGTAAVLELPPLVKTLYAAGVVHDAAEVIDHTLPPSAPVPVAASAEHGAYVINSCIGCHGNKLSGGKIPGAPPEWPAAANLTPGDGSAMKHYPTPEAFATMLKTGKRPDGSEVSKVMPFIALKEMNDTDVQAMYLHLKTLPPVAAGNR; translated from the coding sequence ATGAACAAATGGGTGAAACGCGGCGGCCTCGCCGTGCTGGGCCTCGTCGCCCTCGGCGCCTCGACGCTCGTGGTCGGCACGCAGCTCGGCCAGCGCAAGATGAACCGCATCGTGTCGGTCGACGTGGCAGCCATCACGCTGCCGACCGATACCGCGAGCATCGAACGTGGCCGCTACCTCTACCTGTCGCGCGGCTGCACCGAGTGCCACGGGGTCGACGGCGCCGGGAAAGACGTCGTCAACGACGGCAAGGGCATGCACGTTCGCGCCCCCAACATCACGCCAGGGCCGGGCAGTGTGGTCGCCAAGTACGACGTGACCGACTGGGTGCGCACCCTGCGCCACGGTGTGAAGCCCGATGGCCGCCCGGCCATCGTGATGCCGAGCGAAGACTACGCCCGCCTCACCGACGCCGACCTCGGTGCGATGGTGGCCTACCTGCGCCAGATGCCGCCGGCCACGGGCACGGCCGCAGTGCTGGAGCTGCCGCCGCTCGTGAAGACGCTCTACGCCGCCGGCGTGGTGCACGACGCGGCCGAGGTCATCGACCACACCCTGCCGCCCTCGGCTCCGGTGCCCGTGGCGGCCAGCGCCGAGCACGGCGCCTACGTCATCAACTCGTGCATCGGCTGCCACGGCAACAAGCTCTCGGGCGGCAAGATCCCCGGCGCCCCGCCCGAGTGGCCTGCCGCGGCCAACCTCACGCCGGGCGACGGCAGCGCGATGAAGCACTATCCAACGCCCGAGGCCTTTGCCACGATGCTGAAGACCGGCAAGCGGCCCGACGGCTCCGAGGTGAGCAAGGTGATGCCCTTCATCGCGCTGAAGGAGATGAACGACACCGACGTGCAGGCGATGTACCTGCACCTGAAGACGCTGCCGCCGGTGGCGGCGGGCAACCGCTGA
- a CDS encoding cupin domain-containing protein, with amino-acid sequence MRAILPKAPRAASDQWLFWAMPWPGPLRRLPGMHVFHHQHLMRLAHDREGEQHFCAIGPPCGVHDFQVWVHTLPPGAHTPLQRHSGSFACLAFSGSGKLLLDGGPVRFQAPCTLVVPPGCDFQITNNSALPLRVLSVFTAEPVAR; translated from the coding sequence ATGCGCGCAATTCTGCCCAAAGCGCCGCGCGCGGCCAGTGACCAATGGCTCTTCTGGGCGATGCCGTGGCCGGGTCCGCTGCGCAGACTGCCGGGCATGCATGTCTTCCACCACCAACACCTGATGCGCCTCGCCCACGACCGCGAGGGCGAGCAGCACTTCTGCGCCATTGGCCCGCCCTGCGGCGTGCACGACTTCCAGGTCTGGGTGCACACCCTGCCGCCCGGCGCCCACACGCCGCTCCAGCGCCACAGCGGCAGCTTCGCCTGCCTCGCGTTCTCGGGCTCGGGCAAGTTGCTGCTCGACGGCGGGCCGGTGCGCTTCCAGGCACCGTGCACCCTGGTCGTGCCCCCCGGCTGTGACTTCCAGATCACCAACAACAGCGCGCTGCCGCTGAGGGTGCTGAGCGTCTTCACGGCCGAGCCCGTGGCCCGCTGA
- a CDS encoding LuxR C-terminal-related transcriptional regulator, with protein MPAPAAVPAPSFALAKIQPPRPRAGLVARPQLEEALGRALMEQRLTLLVAPAGYGKTSALGRQIRLLPEGHEGLALAWVSVDEDDQLPRFLACLATALEPYDLPWRVSPEALALLAQAEHGLRDVATELANALAGTEVWRGLIVLDDAHRLNDPRIFELLQALIERLPPRWGLVVASRVEPVLSLARLRAQGELAEFRQFDLRFNEAEVSALLDLNAGSACTSPRELLERTDGWAAGLRLSLATRPGAARASVPTQRHLFDYLATEVLDELPAELREFLLRCSVLPELTVVRCGHVAETPHAARLLEDIERRGLFASVMEADEFTLRLHDLFRDFLEDRLQRDFPDELPRLLRRAAEHEPDLSRAVGYLARAGAWDEATAVLARRAQEQLGIGAGATLEQLLTLFPEDELARRPDLQLVKGLAAWPHFDWSTLLVAMQQAAEGFARMGRQRDAVLTRANVCSGLWHAGRLAESTRELTALRAMPLDDAARAFVYYSSAWDEFVAARTEKVAPMFAEMLASLERVPVPMLWMQFPAHCVFVGLPGMQPLLDRFAHSAVRVCGDAPTQLRAGVANIRAWLALGAAQLDEAGQWLQRCEEDCHWLGMPRILATELRLARTLWLALRGEREACHAVGREMVDDLRLHSPLSHRQVHESEVLFVHLRACWILRDDEALRRVDAELQRAGNAYEWPGAPANRSFGRALVALADGRLDEARPLLQPLADDVNRSLFYPATQARVMLADIHVQQGRLDLAAITLQDWFDEVRDRREIGGALFAGPQVLARLQSAPWGSRLPAADQALLVHLSSVLGLQAPVVATPSARPAGASGLSERETEVLARIAAGDSNKLIARAFDLSPHTVKRHVANILGKLGVDTRGQAAARWRELNA; from the coding sequence ATGCCTGCCCCCGCCGCCGTTCCGGCGCCGTCGTTCGCCCTTGCCAAGATCCAGCCGCCGCGGCCTCGGGCGGGGCTCGTGGCCCGCCCGCAGCTGGAAGAGGCGCTCGGCCGGGCTTTGATGGAGCAGCGGCTCACGCTGCTGGTGGCGCCGGCCGGCTACGGCAAGACATCGGCGCTCGGGCGCCAGATCCGCCTGCTGCCCGAGGGCCACGAGGGGCTGGCGCTGGCCTGGGTGTCGGTCGACGAAGACGACCAGCTGCCGCGTTTCCTCGCCTGTCTGGCCACCGCGCTGGAGCCTTATGACCTGCCATGGCGTGTGTCGCCCGAAGCGCTGGCCTTGCTGGCGCAGGCCGAACACGGCTTGCGTGACGTGGCCACCGAGCTCGCCAACGCCCTCGCCGGCACCGAGGTGTGGCGAGGGCTCATCGTGCTCGACGACGCCCATCGGCTGAACGACCCACGCATCTTCGAGCTGCTGCAGGCGCTGATCGAGCGGCTGCCGCCGCGCTGGGGCCTGGTCGTGGCGAGCCGGGTGGAGCCGGTGCTTTCGCTCGCGCGCCTGCGGGCCCAGGGCGAGTTGGCCGAGTTCCGCCAGTTCGACCTGCGCTTCAACGAAGCGGAGGTGAGCGCCTTGCTCGACCTCAACGCCGGCAGCGCGTGCACCAGCCCGCGTGAGCTGCTGGAGCGCACCGATGGCTGGGCCGCTGGACTTCGCCTGAGCCTGGCCACGCGGCCGGGCGCGGCGCGCGCGAGCGTGCCCACGCAGCGCCATCTGTTCGACTACTTGGCAACCGAGGTGCTCGACGAGCTGCCCGCCGAGCTGCGCGAGTTCCTGCTGCGCTGCTCGGTGCTGCCCGAGCTGACGGTGGTGCGCTGCGGCCATGTGGCCGAGACGCCGCATGCGGCACGGCTGCTCGAAGACATCGAGCGCCGCGGCCTCTTCGCCAGCGTGATGGAGGCCGATGAGTTCACGCTGCGCCTGCACGACCTTTTCCGCGATTTCCTGGAAGACCGGCTGCAGCGCGACTTCCCCGACGAACTGCCGCGCCTTCTGCGCCGCGCGGCCGAGCACGAGCCCGACCTGTCGCGCGCCGTGGGCTACCTGGCCCGCGCCGGGGCGTGGGACGAGGCCACGGCCGTGCTCGCCCGGCGCGCGCAGGAGCAGCTGGGCATCGGCGCCGGTGCGACGCTGGAACAGCTGCTGACGCTCTTCCCGGAAGACGAACTCGCGCGCCGGCCCGACCTGCAGCTGGTGAAGGGCCTGGCCGCCTGGCCGCACTTCGACTGGTCGACGCTGCTCGTCGCCATGCAGCAGGCCGCAGAGGGCTTCGCCCGCATGGGCCGCCAGCGCGACGCCGTGCTCACGCGGGCCAACGTCTGCTCAGGCCTGTGGCACGCCGGCCGCCTGGCCGAATCGACCCGCGAACTCACGGCGCTGCGCGCGATGCCGCTCGACGATGCGGCGCGCGCCTTCGTCTACTACAGCAGTGCATGGGATGAATTCGTGGCCGCGCGCACCGAGAAGGTCGCCCCCATGTTCGCCGAGATGCTGGCCTCGCTGGAGCGTGTGCCGGTGCCGATGCTGTGGATGCAGTTCCCGGCGCACTGCGTCTTCGTCGGCCTGCCGGGCATGCAGCCGCTGCTCGACCGCTTTGCCCACAGCGCGGTGCGTGTGTGCGGCGATGCGCCCACGCAGCTGCGTGCGGGCGTGGCCAACATCCGCGCCTGGCTGGCGCTCGGGGCGGCCCAGCTCGACGAGGCGGGGCAGTGGCTGCAGCGCTGCGAGGAAGACTGCCACTGGCTCGGCATGCCGCGCATCCTCGCGACCGAGCTGCGCCTGGCGCGCACGCTGTGGCTCGCGCTGCGCGGCGAGCGCGAGGCCTGCCACGCGGTGGGGCGCGAGATGGTCGACGACCTGCGCCTGCACAGCCCCTTGAGCCACCGGCAGGTGCATGAGTCGGAGGTGCTCTTCGTGCACCTGCGCGCGTGCTGGATCCTGCGCGACGACGAGGCGCTGCGCCGTGTGGATGCCGAATTGCAGCGCGCCGGCAACGCCTACGAATGGCCGGGGGCGCCGGCCAACCGCTCGTTCGGCCGGGCGCTGGTCGCGCTGGCCGACGGCCGGCTCGACGAGGCTCGTCCGCTGCTGCAGCCGCTGGCCGACGACGTGAACCGTTCGCTCTTCTACCCGGCCACGCAGGCCCGGGTGATGCTGGCCGACATCCATGTACAGCAAGGTCGCCTCGACCTCGCGGCCATCACGCTGCAAGACTGGTTCGACGAAGTGCGCGACCGGCGCGAGATCGGCGGGGCCCTGTTTGCCGGCCCGCAGGTGCTGGCGCGGCTGCAATCGGCACCGTGGGGCTCGCGCCTGCCAGCGGCCGACCAGGCCTTGCTGGTGCACCTGTCGTCGGTGCTGGGCCTGCAGGCCCCGGTGGTGGCCACGCCGAGTGCGCGACCCGCGGGCGCGTCGGGCCTGAGCGAGCGCGAGACCGAGGTGCTCGCGCGCATCGCCGCCGGCGACAGCAACAAGCTCATCGCCCGTGCCTTCGACCTCAGCCCGCACACCGTGAAGCGGCACGTGGCCAACATCCTCGGCAAGCTGGGCGTCGACACGCGCGGCCAGGCGGCGGCGCGCTGGCGCGAGTTGAACGCTTAG
- a CDS encoding inositol monophosphatase family protein, with the protein MSQALHPMLNVAIKAARTAGTIINRASLDLDILKVTTKSANDFVTEVDHRCEEAIIETLLGAYPGHGILAEESGRTHGAKNSEYVWIIDPLDGTTNFIHGLPFYAVSIALAFRDQIQQAVVYDPTRNDLFYASKGRGAFMNDKRLRVSKRTRLSDSLVGTGFPFRKGDNFQRYLKMFAEVMTSCAGVRRPGAAALDLCYVAAGHYDAFFETGLNPWDIAAASLIITEAGGLIGNFTGEADFMYQREVVAGNPKIYAQMVNILAPFTRIIKDAPAAGTPGEAAPTAEDVFIASATAAAAPAEAPKKKVAVRIRKADLDKS; encoded by the coding sequence ATGTCGCAAGCGCTTCACCCCATGCTCAACGTCGCCATCAAGGCGGCCCGTACCGCGGGGACCATCATCAACCGTGCTTCGCTCGACCTGGACATCCTCAAGGTGACCACCAAGTCGGCCAACGACTTCGTGACCGAGGTGGACCATCGCTGCGAGGAAGCGATCATCGAGACCCTGCTCGGCGCCTACCCCGGCCACGGCATCCTGGCGGAGGAGTCGGGCCGCACCCATGGCGCGAAGAACAGCGAATACGTCTGGATCATCGACCCGCTTGACGGCACCACCAACTTCATCCACGGCCTGCCGTTCTACGCCGTCTCGATCGCGCTGGCCTTCCGCGACCAGATCCAGCAGGCCGTGGTCTACGACCCGACGCGCAACGACCTCTTCTACGCCTCCAAGGGCCGCGGCGCGTTCATGAACGACAAGCGCCTGCGGGTCTCCAAGCGCACGCGCCTGAGCGACTCGCTCGTCGGCACCGGCTTCCCGTTCCGCAAGGGCGACAACTTCCAGCGCTACCTGAAGATGTTTGCCGAGGTGATGACCTCATGCGCCGGCGTGCGCCGCCCGGGCGCTGCCGCGCTCGACCTCTGCTACGTGGCCGCCGGCCACTACGACGCCTTCTTCGAGACCGGCCTGAACCCCTGGGACATCGCTGCCGCCTCGCTCATCATCACCGAGGCAGGCGGCCTGATCGGCAACTTCACGGGCGAGGCCGACTTCATGTACCAGCGCGAGGTGGTGGCCGGCAACCCGAAGATCTATGCGCAGATGGTGAACATCCTCGCGCCCTTCACCCGCATCATCAAGGACGCGCCGGCCGCCGGCACCCCGGGCGAAGCCGCCCCGACGGCGGAAGACGTCTTCATCGCCAGCGCCACGGCCGCTGCCGCTCCTGCCGAAGCGCCGAAGAAGAAGGTGGCCGTGCGCATCCGCAAGGCCGATCTCGACAAGTCCTAA
- a CDS encoding RNA methyltransferase codes for MNDTRFVLINTSHPGNVGAAARAMKVMGFSDLVLVAPRFADVLVQEETVAMASGAADILVRARVVGTLTEALDGVTYACATAMTPRDFGPPTHAPRELFTQLAKTDHRVAFVFGSERYGMGNDDVYRCHACLSIPTHPDYGSLNLAQAVQLIAYDWRQALGGFDVAPRTPTAVPAAASDVQGLLDHWKRALTDVGFLDPAAPKKLMPRLNQLFNRAELTEEEIHILRGIARAMQGARKP; via the coding sequence ATGAACGACACACGTTTCGTCCTCATCAACACCAGCCATCCGGGCAATGTGGGCGCGGCGGCACGGGCGATGAAGGTGATGGGCTTCAGCGATCTGGTGCTCGTGGCGCCGCGATTTGCCGACGTGCTGGTGCAGGAAGAGACGGTCGCGATGGCCAGCGGCGCGGCCGACATCCTGGTGCGCGCACGCGTGGTGGGCACGCTGACCGAGGCCCTCGACGGCGTGACGTATGCCTGCGCCACGGCCATGACGCCACGCGACTTCGGCCCGCCGACCCACGCGCCCCGTGAACTCTTCACGCAGCTTGCCAAGACCGACCACCGCGTGGCCTTCGTCTTCGGCTCCGAGCGTTATGGCATGGGCAACGACGATGTGTACCGCTGCCATGCGTGCCTGAGCATCCCCACCCACCCCGACTACGGCTCGCTCAACCTCGCGCAGGCGGTGCAGCTCATCGCCTACGACTGGCGGCAGGCGCTCGGTGGCTTTGACGTCGCCCCGCGCACGCCCACGGCCGTGCCGGCCGCTGCGAGCGATGTGCAAGGCCTCCTCGACCACTGGAAACGGGCGCTGACGGACGTGGGCTTTCTCGACCCGGCCGCACCCAAGAAGCTGATGCCGCGCCTGAACCAGCTCTTCAACCGCGCCGAGCTGACCGAGGAAGAAATCCACATCCTGCGCGGCATCGCCCGCGCGATGCAGGGCGCCCGCAAGCCCTGA